In the Natronobacterium texcoconense genome, one interval contains:
- a CDS encoding M20/M25/M40 family metallo-hydrolase yields MDFDLREFTDRLCRFRTTAGEEAAAADWLQDRFEELGFETYAWDADPDLLANHPSFPDDPAVLEAEVEGRRSVAGVLALGEADPGGDDEYPTVVLNGHFDVVPAERGVWSSDPFDPVRRGGDDDPETLTARGAADMKSGLAACVGAALEVREAIESGEMDANLRIVVEAVAGEEDGGFGAATAALENPYPFDRDAAIVAEPTELRPVVACEGSLMARLELSGKSAHAATRWHGEDVLPRFERIRQAFVDLESERTQATTHPLYEAFPVSAPVVCGKVEAGSWASTVPASLTAEFRIGVLPGETVREVQEQFEQRLAEVVADDPWLRENPPQFERFSVQFEPCEIDADEPIVEAIRAGMDDAGVSPAEPEGVTYGADSRHYIEAGIPTVLFGPGSISEAHYPNETIEWAEVEEAHNAIAAAVLEYAEMVPNS; encoded by the coding sequence ATGGACTTCGATCTCAGGGAGTTTACCGATCGTCTCTGTCGATTTCGGACGACTGCTGGCGAGGAGGCCGCTGCTGCGGACTGGCTCCAGGATCGCTTCGAGGAACTCGGCTTCGAGACCTACGCGTGGGACGCCGATCCCGATCTGCTCGCGAACCATCCGTCTTTCCCAGACGATCCGGCCGTCCTCGAGGCCGAAGTCGAAGGGCGACGGAGCGTCGCCGGCGTACTCGCACTCGGTGAGGCCGATCCCGGTGGCGACGACGAGTACCCGACAGTCGTCCTGAACGGACACTTCGACGTAGTTCCCGCCGAGCGAGGAGTGTGGTCGAGCGATCCGTTCGACCCGGTTCGGCGAGGTGGTGACGACGACCCCGAGACGCTCACCGCCCGCGGCGCAGCGGATATGAAGTCCGGGCTCGCGGCTTGCGTCGGCGCGGCACTCGAGGTTCGCGAAGCGATCGAGTCCGGCGAGATGGACGCCAACCTCCGGATCGTCGTCGAGGCCGTCGCCGGCGAGGAAGACGGCGGCTTCGGCGCGGCGACGGCAGCACTCGAGAATCCCTACCCGTTCGACCGCGATGCAGCGATCGTCGCGGAGCCGACCGAACTCCGTCCCGTCGTCGCCTGCGAGGGGAGTCTGATGGCTCGCCTCGAGTTGTCTGGGAAAAGCGCCCACGCCGCGACGCGGTGGCACGGCGAGGACGTGCTCCCGCGATTCGAGCGGATTCGGCAGGCCTTCGTGGATCTCGAGTCCGAGCGCACCCAGGCGACGACGCATCCGCTCTACGAGGCGTTCCCGGTTTCGGCTCCCGTCGTCTGCGGGAAAGTCGAGGCTGGATCGTGGGCGTCGACGGTTCCGGCGTCGCTAACGGCGGAGTTCCGGATCGGCGTCCTCCCCGGCGAGACGGTTCGGGAGGTCCAAGAGCAGTTCGAGCAACGGCTCGCGGAAGTCGTCGCCGACGATCCGTGGCTCCGCGAGAATCCGCCGCAGTTCGAACGCTTTTCCGTCCAGTTCGAGCCCTGCGAGATCGACGCCGACGAGCCGATCGTCGAGGCGATACGGGCCGGAATGGACGACGCTGGGGTTTCGCCTGCGGAGCCCGAGGGTGTGACCTACGGCGCCGACTCACGACACTACATCGAGGCAGGTATTCCGACGGTGCTGTTCGGGCCGGGAAGCATCTCCGAGGCGCACTATCCGAACGAGACGATCGAGTGGGCGGAGGTCGAGGAGGCACACAATGCGATCGCAGCTGCAGTGCTCGAGTACGCCGAGATGGTTCCTAACAGTTGA
- a CDS encoding AAA family ATPase, with amino-acid sequence MDVTKASDECEAVLETVGDAVICDRSFLEEILVGVVGRGHVLLEDVPGTGKTLTARSVADALGLSFSRIQFTPDLLPADVTGTHVFNERERTFEFNEGPIFANIVLADEINRAPPKTQAALLEAMEEGQVTVDGETRQLPDPFFVIATQNPVEQEGTFPLPEAQVDRFLVKTSMGYPDEDGEVELLRRRAGRETTSPTVESVLEPDQVDHLRSVPETIRVDEDLLEYVAAIARETRTDGRVEVGVSPRGTQRLFEAARAYATIVGREYVTPDDIKRVSGPVLAHRLVLTPDATVNRVDKAQIVDSILESVPVPTLE; translated from the coding sequence ATGGACGTTACCAAGGCAAGCGACGAGTGCGAGGCCGTCCTCGAGACCGTCGGCGATGCGGTCATCTGCGACCGATCCTTTCTCGAGGAGATCCTCGTCGGCGTGGTCGGCCGCGGCCACGTCCTCTTAGAGGACGTGCCCGGCACGGGCAAGACGCTGACCGCCCGCAGCGTCGCCGACGCGCTCGGCCTGTCCTTTTCCCGCATCCAGTTTACGCCCGACCTCCTTCCGGCCGACGTGACCGGCACGCACGTCTTCAACGAACGCGAGCGGACCTTCGAGTTCAACGAGGGACCGATCTTCGCGAACATCGTGCTGGCCGACGAGATCAACCGCGCACCCCCCAAAACGCAGGCCGCCCTGCTCGAGGCGATGGAAGAAGGGCAGGTGACGGTCGACGGCGAGACCCGCCAGCTTCCGGATCCGTTTTTCGTCATCGCAACCCAGAACCCCGTCGAACAGGAAGGGACTTTTCCGCTGCCCGAAGCACAGGTCGATCGCTTCCTCGTCAAGACCTCGATGGGGTACCCCGACGAGGACGGCGAGGTCGAACTCCTGCGGCGACGCGCCGGCCGCGAGACGACCAGCCCCACGGTCGAGTCGGTTCTCGAACCCGACCAGGTCGACCACCTCCGGTCGGTCCCCGAGACGATTCGCGTCGACGAGGACCTGCTCGAGTACGTCGCCGCAATCGCTCGCGAGACCCGCACTGACGGCCGCGTCGAGGTCGGCGTCTCCCCGCGTGGTACCCAGCGGCTGTTCGAGGCTGCGCGAGCCTACGCGACGATCGTCGGCCGCGAATACGTTACGCCCGACGACATCAAACGCGTCTCGGGTCCGGTGCTCGCCCACCGACTCGTTCTGACGCCGGACGCAACCGTCAACCGCGTCGACAAAGCCCAGATCGTCGACTCGATCCTCGAGTCGGTGCCGGTGCCGACGCTCGAGTAG